One segment of Halomonas sp. TD01 DNA contains the following:
- a CDS encoding ABC transporter ATP-binding protein: MSYSSDPQANLDPTANLPTDDASLHQPTTDTITASKVPHKQAHQPVLHAEKLSKKVRSGERSLTILHDLSLSVAAGESVAILGKSGAGKSTLLGLLAGLDTPSDGELTLFGQPLSQMDEDGRAALRAGRVGFVFQNFQLLPTLSALENVLLPLELSPRAGETQAAAQWLERVGLGERTEHLPKQLSGGEQQRVAIARAFVTDPELVFADEPTGNLDPDTGAQIIDLLFTLNREAGTTLILVTHDHALARRCDRCLRLANGQLMPFEPTAAVNGGGDE; this comes from the coding sequence ATGTCTTACTCCTCTGATCCACAAGCCAATTTGGACCCAACAGCTAATTTGCCAACCGATGATGCCTCTTTGCATCAGCCCACCACCGACACCATCACTGCCAGCAAGGTTCCTCACAAGCAAGCTCACCAGCCAGTACTTCATGCTGAAAAACTTTCAAAAAAGGTGAGAAGCGGTGAACGTTCGCTAACTATCTTACACGACCTTTCGCTTAGCGTGGCAGCGGGAGAAAGTGTTGCCATTCTTGGTAAAAGCGGTGCTGGTAAGTCGACGCTGCTAGGGTTGCTGGCAGGGTTGGATACGCCCAGTGATGGTGAACTCACGCTATTTGGCCAGCCGCTGAGCCAAATGGATGAAGATGGGCGTGCTGCGTTGCGGGCTGGAAGAGTCGGTTTTGTATTTCAAAACTTTCAGCTGCTACCGACGTTAAGTGCATTGGAAAATGTGCTATTGCCGTTAGAGCTGTCCCCCCGAGCAGGAGAAACTCAGGCCGCGGCTCAATGGCTTGAGCGAGTCGGGCTTGGTGAGCGCACAGAACATCTGCCTAAGCAGCTTTCGGGAGGTGAGCAGCAGCGCGTTGCCATTGCACGCGCATTCGTTACCGACCCTGAGCTAGTATTTGCTGACGAACCAACCGGTAACCTTGACCCTGATACGGGGGCACAGATTATTGACTTGCTCTTCACGCTGAACCGTGAAGCAGGCACGACGCTAATTTTAGTGACCCACGACCACGCACTTGCACGCCGCTGCGACCGATGTTTACGCCTGGCTAACGGGCAGTTAATGCCGTTCGAACCAACCGCTGCTGTAAACGGGGGTGGCGATGAGTGA
- a CDS encoding transglutaminase-like cysteine peptidase, protein MAFMPASSRSQLKQLSRRQFLATVGAVVLSAGLGFHASPATAFNPQRLRQSMQQQYGQSGLAVLEEWFAMLERLRGQEVQTQLREVNDFFNRRIRWVDDIHVWGQEDFWATPLEAMGKAQGDCEDYSIAKYITLKQLGVPGERLRMIYVRARIGRSQITQAHMVLGYYSTPSAEPLVLDNIAPSISPASQRTDLDPVFSFNSEGLWAGGTTQSRADPLARLSRWRNVVERMQSQGFI, encoded by the coding sequence ATGGCGTTTATGCCTGCCTCCTCTCGCTCCCAACTTAAACAACTTTCGCGTCGACAGTTTTTAGCTACTGTCGGCGCGGTTGTGCTGAGCGCAGGATTAGGTTTTCACGCCTCGCCTGCAACAGCCTTCAACCCCCAACGATTACGGCAGAGCATGCAACAACAGTATGGCCAAAGCGGGCTTGCTGTTTTAGAGGAGTGGTTTGCCATGTTGGAACGCTTGCGTGGGCAAGAGGTGCAAACGCAACTTCGCGAGGTAAACGACTTTTTTAACCGTCGAATACGTTGGGTTGATGATATCCATGTCTGGGGGCAAGAGGACTTCTGGGCGACGCCATTAGAGGCAATGGGTAAAGCACAGGGCGATTGTGAGGACTATTCCATCGCTAAGTACATCACGTTGAAACAGCTCGGTGTTCCCGGTGAACGCCTGCGAATGATTTATGTTCGTGCGCGCATTGGCCGCAGCCAAATCACCCAGGCACACATGGTACTTGGCTACTATTCAACTCCCAGTGCCGAGCCGTTAGTGCTTGATAATATTGCACCTTCTATTTCTCCGGCTTCTCAACGCACCGACCTAGACCCGGTTTTCAGTTTTAATAGCGAAGGACTGTGGGCTGGTGGCACAACGCAATCACGTGCCGACCCGCTAGCGCGACTATCACGCTGGCGCAACGTCGTTGAACGTATGCAATCACAAGGTTTTATTTAA
- a CDS encoding EAL domain-containing protein, whose amino-acid sequence MSLIKQLWLAIIALLLLSFIGSLAISITSSRDYIEQEVRIKNEDNATALALSMSQLNKDVVTLELLISAQFDTGYYRRITLRDTEGQVLIERSANEYRGDVPAWFRNLIHFDVPIGMATIQDGWRQFGTLELESQHSFAYASLWRIMLELAGWFLLAGAISLAIATVVVRGIKHPLVRVVAQAKDISARRFTTIKEPRTLELREVAQAMNVLSANVRQMLSQESQKLDELRRHLQHDRVTGALNRDVFMGRLSSLMGSEDARATGLMVMTRVEALETLNEQLGHQATDQLLSELVTQLLKLAPTQEEALVGRLNGSDFILMLPLEEDTKALIPRLRQALDTIALKAPNIGIRLPTAVVAYTPHDGRGGLLATLDDALAEAESASARTTVVVREHQHNSLFGNHAEWRSALNAAITLGPQLAYFPVIDAHHNVLHYECPARLELANNWQTAGMFIPWISRFHLEPALDIAVVKKALEQLAGNPAQTLGINLSIASITNAEFVIELRMLLEKQPQLAKQLCFEVPAILNTHAIGSLRGLCTALRPLGCQFGIEHVGAEFTKLADLHDIGLAYLKIDSSLIGGIHTSYEQQTIVRGMATLCHSLGIQVIAEGVTEQAELESLFGVGVDGATGPGVRLN is encoded by the coding sequence ATGTCGCTGATTAAACAGCTTTGGCTGGCCATTATTGCGCTACTGTTGCTTTCATTTATCGGCAGCCTTGCGATCAGCATCACCTCGAGCCGCGACTATATCGAGCAGGAGGTGCGCATTAAAAACGAAGACAATGCAACAGCATTGGCACTTTCCATGAGCCAACTCAATAAAGACGTGGTGACGCTGGAGCTGTTAATTTCCGCACAGTTTGATACTGGCTATTATCGCCGTATTACCCTTCGAGACACAGAAGGCCAGGTGCTTATTGAGCGTTCAGCCAACGAATACCGTGGAGACGTGCCCGCCTGGTTCCGCAACCTTATTCACTTCGATGTGCCGATTGGCATGGCAACGATTCAAGACGGCTGGCGGCAATTCGGTACGCTTGAACTCGAAAGCCAGCACAGCTTCGCCTATGCCTCTTTGTGGCGCATTATGCTTGAGCTTGCAGGCTGGTTCTTGCTGGCCGGTGCGATCAGTCTCGCCATCGCGACGGTCGTTGTACGCGGCATCAAGCATCCTCTGGTACGGGTTGTCGCCCAGGCAAAGGACATCAGCGCCCGACGCTTTACCACCATTAAAGAACCCCGCACGTTAGAGCTACGAGAAGTAGCCCAAGCAATGAACGTTCTGTCTGCCAATGTGCGCCAAATGCTCAGCCAGGAAAGCCAAAAACTGGATGAGTTGCGTCGGCATCTGCAACACGATCGTGTTACAGGGGCGCTCAATCGCGACGTATTTATGGGCCGCTTGTCATCATTAATGGGGAGTGAAGACGCCCGTGCCACGGGGCTGATGGTAATGACCCGAGTAGAAGCACTTGAAACGCTTAACGAGCAGCTAGGCCATCAAGCCACTGATCAGTTATTAAGTGAGTTAGTGACACAACTCCTCAAGCTGGCCCCCACACAAGAAGAAGCACTGGTTGGGCGCTTGAACGGCAGCGATTTTATACTCATGCTGCCTTTAGAAGAGGATACTAAAGCACTCATACCTCGCCTTCGCCAAGCGCTTGACACCATCGCGCTCAAGGCACCCAACATCGGCATTCGTTTACCGACTGCCGTGGTTGCCTACACGCCTCATGACGGCCGAGGTGGGTTACTGGCTACCCTAGACGACGCCCTTGCTGAAGCCGAAAGCGCGAGCGCCCGTACCACGGTGGTTGTTCGAGAGCACCAACATAACTCACTTTTTGGCAATCATGCCGAATGGCGTTCAGCGCTCAATGCCGCGATTACGTTGGGGCCCCAGCTCGCTTATTTTCCAGTTATTGATGCTCACCACAACGTACTGCACTACGAATGCCCTGCTCGCCTAGAGCTTGCCAATAACTGGCAAACAGCCGGCATGTTTATTCCTTGGATTTCGCGCTTCCACTTAGAACCTGCGCTAGATATTGCTGTGGTTAAGAAAGCCCTTGAGCAACTTGCTGGCAACCCCGCACAAACCCTTGGTATTAACCTTTCAATTGCCTCCATCACCAATGCTGAATTTGTGATTGAGCTAAGAATGCTACTCGAAAAACAACCTCAACTAGCCAAACAGCTGTGCTTTGAAGTACCCGCTATTTTGAATACCCATGCTATTGGCAGCCTTCGCGGCTTATGTACGGCGCTAAGGCCGTTAGGTTGTCAGTTCGGAATTGAACATGTCGGCGCAGAATTTACCAAACTTGCCGATTTACACGACATCGGCCTTGCCTACCTAAAAATAGACAGTAGCTTGATTGGTGGGATTCATACGTCTTATGAACAGCAAACCATCGTGCGAGGAATGGCCACGCTATGCCACTCCCTCGGCATTCAGGTGATTGCGGAAGGTGTGACTGAACAAGCCGAATTGGAGAGTCTCTTCGGCGTGGGCGTAGACGGAGCCACCGGACCAGGCGTGCGCCTGAACTAA
- a CDS encoding arylesterase: MKHGIPVAWQRLNRMVTGGLLALIVIFSAPALNADQRPTLLVMGDSLSAAYGIEQERGWVTLLAERLEGEAQVINASISGETTSGGAQRLANIIGQRQPDIVLLELGGNDGLRGLPPTQMRSNLANMIEQSQQAGADVLLLGIDIPPNYGQAYRDAFTGVFHSLADEYDVSLVPFLLEDVALNGQLMQDDGIHPTAEAQPIILDNVWPALEPLLDSVFQASAK; the protein is encoded by the coding sequence ATGAAGCATGGCATCCCTGTAGCGTGGCAAAGACTGAACCGCATGGTAACCGGAGGGTTGCTGGCACTGATAGTCATCTTTAGCGCGCCGGCACTCAACGCCGACCAACGCCCAACACTTTTAGTCATGGGCGATAGCCTTAGTGCCGCCTATGGTATAGAGCAAGAACGGGGCTGGGTCACGTTATTGGCTGAACGGCTAGAAGGTGAAGCCCAGGTTATAAATGCCAGTATCAGCGGTGAAACGACGTCCGGCGGTGCACAACGATTGGCTAACATCATCGGACAGCGACAGCCTGATATCGTTCTGTTAGAGCTCGGTGGCAACGATGGATTACGTGGCCTTCCGCCTACTCAAATGCGTTCCAATCTAGCTAACATGATTGAACAAAGCCAACAGGCTGGTGCTGACGTACTGCTTCTCGGCATTGATATTCCGCCCAACTATGGCCAAGCCTACCGTGATGCCTTCACAGGCGTTTTCCATTCGTTAGCTGATGAGTATGACGTGTCTCTCGTCCCTTTCTTGTTGGAAGACGTAGCACTTAACGGACAACTAATGCAGGACGATGGCATTCACCCCACCGCCGAGGCTCAGCCAATTATTTTAGACAACGTCTGGCCAGCACTGGAACCACTGCTCGACAGCGTGTTTCAAGCATCCGCCAAATGA